Proteins encoded within one genomic window of Triticum aestivum cultivar Chinese Spring chromosome 2D, IWGSC CS RefSeq v2.1, whole genome shotgun sequence:
- the LOC123056119 gene encoding uncharacterized protein: MARRGKAKIQWIADAAKRKATMRKHLPMLVKKAQELAILCDIQGCLLWHLPGQAQTDVLWPSLKEAKEILQQYNQWLESKQCKSKQQDAGLIQDIFNKANAKFFEVQWQNIDLKIKVVLSDLFVSDYRGFDDMPDHMSLVLKWRVEKHLMDINASLEKLRLGSAHALSPAQQQDVTVLPKTEVVSVVNPITMF, from the coding sequence ATGGCTCGTCGGGGGAAGGCTAAGATCCAATGGATCGCTGACGCTGCGAAGCGCAAGGCGACAATGAGGAAGCACTTGcccatgcttgtgaagaaggctCAAGAGCTTGCAATCCTTTGTGACATCCAAGGTTGTCTCTTGTGGCACCTTCCAGGCCAGGCCCAGACGGACGTGCTCTGGCCATCGCTGAAGGAAGCTAAAGAGATCCTGCAGCAGTACAACCAGTGGTTGGAATCAAAACAATGCAAGAGTAAGCAGCAAGACGCTGGCTTAATCCAAGATATCTTCAACAAGGCGAATGCCAAGTTTTTCGAAGTCCAATGGCAGAACATCGACCTGAAGATCAAGGTCGTGCTTAGTGACCTCTTCGTCAGTGACTATCGGGGCTTCGATGACATGCCCGATCACATGTCCCTCGTCCTCAAATGGAGGGTGGAGAAGCACCTTATGGACATCAACGCAAGCCTGGAGAAGCTCCGTTTAGGGTCTGCACATGCATTGTCTCCAGCGCAACAACAAGATGTGACAGTGTTGCCAAAGACCGAGGTAGTATCAGTGGTTAATCCTATAACTATGTTCTGA
- the LOC123055216 gene encoding dof zinc finger protein DOF2.2-like, protein MASASASLLPAADSAPDAAEQEQPLAQVSLCSLLTLSQSGQQGGDQKGAASKKNDHGHSQQQQPKLECPRCSSTDTKFCYYNNYSTAQPRHYCRACRRYWTHGGTLRKVPVGGACRRRSGSGKRRRSSAEPHTPSSDSPPPPQPEQQDTLPPLPVFPFLTDGGPIFLPQFDLGLAGFPWTTPTATDHLYDGLGAPWGGCDGALAPTGAWDDFGGLELTWPLAAGN, encoded by the coding sequence ATGGCTTCAGCTTCCGCCTCGCTCCTCCCCGCCGCCGACTCCGCCCCCGACGCTGCTGAGCAAGAGCAGCCTCTCGCGCAGGTCAGTCTCTGCTCACTGCTCACTCTATCTCAATCCGGCCAGCAAGGAGGTGACCAGAAGGGAGCGGCGAGCAAGAAGAACGACCACGGCCATAGCCAGCAGCAGCAGCCGAAGCTGGAGTGCCCGCGGTGCAGCTCCACCGACACCAAGTTCTGCTACTACAACAACTACAGCACGGCGCAGCCGCGCCACTACTGCCGCGCCTGCCGCCGCTACTGGACGCACGGCGGCACGCTCCGCAAGGTCCCCGTCGGAGGCGCgtgccgccgccgctccggcagcgGCAAGCGCCGCAGGTCCTCCGCCGAGCCCCACACGCCCTCCTCCGACTCGCCACCACCGCCGCAGCCGGAACAGCAGGACACGCTTCCCCCGCTCCCGGTCTTCCCGTTCCTCACCGACGGCGGCCCCATCTTCCTGCCACAGTTCGACCTCGGGCTCGCCGGGTTCCCGTGGACCACGCCGACGGCCACGGACCACCTCTATGACGGGCTCGGGGCGCCTTGGGGTGGCTGCGACGGCGCGCTCGCCCCCACCGGCGCATGGGATGACTTCGGCGGCCTCGAGCTCACCTGGCCTCTGGCGGCCGGAAACTGA
- the LOC123050653 gene encoding dof zinc finger protein DOF5.8 — protein MAPASASLLPAASSNAGTKRPFAAEASDATELPLALPQVQESAAGKKNGNGQSPQQQAKLECPRCSSTDTKFCYYNNYSTTQPRHYCRTCRRYWTHGGTLRNVPVGGACRRGGSSKRRRPSAEPQTTSSDSPQPNLEETRALSDHPLPVFPFLTDGGPVFLPQFDLGLGGFPWTPATTDRLYGGLAAPWGGCDGALAPTGATGAWDDFGGLELTWPPAAGN, from the exons ATGGCTCCAGCTTCcgcctctctcctccccgccgccagcTCCAACGCCGGCACCAAGCGCCCTTTCGCTGCGGAAGCCTCCGACGCTACTGAGCTTCCACTGGCACTCCCGCAG GTCCAGGAGAGCGCGGCGGgcaagaagaacggcaacggccaGAGCCCGCAGCAGCAGGCGAAGCTGGAGTGCCCGCGGTGCAGCTCCACCGACACCAAGTTCTGCTACTACAACAACTACAGCACCACGCAGCCGCGCCACTACTGCCGCACCTGCCGCCGCTACTGGACGCATGGCGGCACGCTCCGCAACGTCCCAGTCGGCGGGGCATGCCGCCGAGGCGGCAGCAGCAAGCGCCGCAGGCCCTCCGCCGAGCCCCAGACGACCTCCTCTGACTCGCCGCAGCCGAACCTGGAGGAGACGCGCGCTCTCTCAGACCATCCGCTCCCAGTCTTCCCATTCCTCACCGATGGCGGCCCCGTCTTCCTGCCGCAGTTCGATCTCGGGCTCGGCGGGTTCCCCTGGACACCAGCGACCACAGACCGCCTCTACGGCGGGCTCGCGGCGCCGTGGGGTGGCTGCGACGGGGCGCTCGCCCCCACCGGCGCGACGGGAGCGTGGGACGACTTCGGCGGCCTGGAGCTCACCTGGCCCCCGGCGGCCGGCAACTGA